The genomic DNA AGTAAGAATGTTGCAGAAAGCCTCATTCAATTTTCGGTCCACTTTTCATTCTGCTTGGTTAGACTTTCCATATGAGGGTTCTTCCACTTCAAATCCGCAAAAGCCTTCTGCTGGACCATCTCAGATTTTCTTGaatgttttaataataataataataataataattcatttaatttgtaatgcactcttaattcagaagaatctcagagtgccaagaGTACCACATAAAGTGTGACCTTCCAAACTAATACTTACAAATGTTAGTTTGATATATCAAATACTTGTTGGTTTTGGCGTGTTCACAGACTGGGGAAAAGTTTAGGATTTGTTATCTCAATAAGTTTTCATGTTAGAGGCTTCAAATTTTTAACAGATAAATTACTTCTATATTTAGTTTCCTGTTAACTTTACAAGAGGATTGTGTTCATAGTCACAGTTTTATCAATGTGTGAAATCTGGGAAAAAACTCTTTTTGAACACATTTAACTGCCCTATTACACAGCAGACATCTGGCAGATATGTTTATATAGTTTACAAAATATAATTATGAGATGTCTGTATTGCATTTTTGTAGGAGGAAGTTTTGAGCATGAATCTAgaaaatacacattttcaaTCTTATTTTAGCTGCTCACTGAACAGGTATGATGAGGtgtacaaataaaacaaacactttgCAAGAAAGGTGATCAGGTTTTGGAATTTCAAGTTGGTGCCAGGACTGTGTAAGGTCCAAGAGGCATGGTTTTATGCGTCAGTTATACCTCGGATAGCCAGCAGATGTCAGATGTCAAAACATCATTTTCCTGAAAACCTCAATATGCAGGAGAAACCAAAATGTCAGCAACATGTCATGTCATCTCATCACACATCCAGTAATTCACTTACATAGTACAATCATGCTTGAGGTAAAACACAGCTGGTCTTGGTCTAACAGATCCAAGGTATAACTGTCACATACAAAATGATATGTGTGAAATATATAAAGTGACTTATGAATACATATGATAACCTTAAACTTGGTTGTAGCTCTAGTACCTACTTGAGATTCCAGAACCTGATAGCCCTTAAAATAATGTTTGTCTCTAATCTGGAAAAGTGTATGTCTTTTATACATCTTGTCATATCTATTCAGTGAGAAGGCCTTTTCAGaaaaagaattttttttctagatTCATGCTTCAAAAATCGTATACAGACATCTCATAATTATATTTTGTAAACTTAAAAACAACAATCAAAGCCATTTGTTTTGTCGGATCCTGTGCCATTGGGCAGTTAAACCAGCAATATGGAGTTCTGTTCCTAAagtagtaagctaactacctaaaaggcatgcaaaaaccttgcaaacaccaccaacagcccagctgacactgatagaagcttgccaacacactaactgatgtcttttggcagtatagctggcaatgtgatgcatgtgaaagcttttcttccattgttgcagggtgttccagcccagaactacatagggcatatcttggatggctagtggggaagacacaggtggtttatctgtccttcacatgaccatatgctatcaaaatgattttgaggatggtgccaaaactagttgcctataaaaccatacctcaaaaagtgtaaaattgttgcatagtgtcaCTTTAAATTGGAGGGGGGTTTCTTAATTTTTGGGGATATCATGCATTGGATTACACTGCGACTATCCTCTGGCAAAGGTTTAAACTAAATATAAAGGTTATTATCTGCTCAAAATTTGAAGCCTCTTGcatgaaaatattttgagataATAAATCCCAAACTTTGCCCCAGTCTGTGAATGCACCAAAAACAGCAAGGGGTTCCTTTGTCAGATTTCTTTTCTCAGAAAGTATTATATATGTCAACCTAAATTTGAGCAAATATTAGTTTAGAAGGTCACACTTCATAAAATTGGTACAACTGGTAAACTTGATATAATTGTCAAGAAAATCTGAGATGTTCATGTAGAGGGCATTTGCTGATTTGAGGTGGAATGTCCCATGAAGGAAGAAGCCCTTACTGTGACCATTATACCACTATAACTcaaataaaatgtcaaaatggTTCCTCTAAATTGTAAACATTATGGATGGGGATAAACACATATAACCTATTTATACAGTATCTTGGTTTTGGTAATTCACCTGATAATTGGTATCGATAATTCACCAGTTGCCATTTGTCACTCAGCCTCATTTCAGTGGGTTTGCTAGTAAGTGCAAAATGACTTCCCTGGGGAAAATGTTAGCGGTCAGAAGGAGCTAGTGGATAGCTGGAGTTCACACTAGAGAAGAGACACTGTGGTCTACCTCTGTGTGACACAGGAAGGATAAGCGTAATACTCTGGTCTACAGGAATGGTACTTCAGGATTGGATGAACTATCCCTTTAATGAAGGAACTCCATATAGAGAAACTTGTTTTTTCCTCCTTGAATAGTACTTGAATTGAATAACCAATAATCCGATATAACCTTTACTTTcgagtttacttttaaaattctTGTCCCGTGTGTGAAAATTAgactgacatacatacatacatacatacatacatacatacatacatacatacatacagtatatcagttTCGCTCATAGTGACACCAGATCCTTGATTATACTGGTTTCATTATACTGGCTATTAAAATGAACACggtctctctcatgctgtgtgACCGggcttgtttatgtgtgtgcatgtacacttCTTATGTGCTTGTGGTTTTATGTCCACTGCACTCCACTGTCACAGCCACACCACAGACTAATTAGATTGGTTGTGTCCTCCGACTCAGTACTCCCCACATGTCTCGGActgtctctcccgctctcctccTTCCATGGAAGTATGTGAAACCGCAGGAAGAGCCTGGAACAAACACATCCAGGGCCTTCTCTTCCCGTATGTGTTCGTACATCTGTTGCATTCTGAACAAGAAATTAGAAACAATTAGATCCATCCTGCAAACCAAAGTCCACAATTATGCAAGTGTAGAAGCTGTGaagcaatcaagaaaaaatCCCTCATTTAGGGGTTTTAAGAGAATGTTTTTTAACCCCAGAAGAATTACACCACAAGACGCAGTATGAAGCAACACATGGATTATTGTCTATAATTATCTTGCCCTTTCTGTGTCGTGAAATGAGAACAACTCTCAGACTGATTTGGTgctcaaaggaaaaaaaaacaaagctgcaCGCAAATGGCGAGCATGGAGGAAAGGCATTGTGAAACCCTCACAATGTTCTAAATGAGCCCATGTGATTGTCCAAAGCCATatggtttctttgtttgttctgCCAGAAAATGCAGTCGCCGGGCGTCTAATCCTGCCCTCCCCTCGGTTTTGCCAAACTTCCTCACAAATAAAAACCCCACTGGGTCCAAAGCGCTGGAGGCCACAGGCtgattcttccccctctccttagGATGGCTCTGCTGCGGCTCCTGAGCATGTTCTTTCTCACCATAACCACCACCAAGAAGAagcaagaacaagagaaagaggacaTAAAGGTCAATGAGAAGGTACGCAAGTATGACATATCGCTCTACAAGAGGGGGGACCTCCTGGAGGTGCCGCGCACCCTCTTCACCCATTTCGGAATCTACCTGGGGAATGACCGCGTTGCACACCTGATCCCCGACATCTTGCCCGTCTTCTCGTCCAACCAGAACACCATCGGCACCATGGTGACCAACCTGCGGCTCATCCTGGGGGCCATCGCCAAGGCGGCCAGCGTGCGCGTGGACTCGGTGGAGGACTTTGCCTACGGCGGGGACATCCTCATCAACCCCATGGACAAGGTGTGCAGCCGGCCGCCCTACGATGGGGAAGAGGTGGCCCGCCGGGCAGAGAAGCTCATGGGTCCGGTGGACTACAGCCTCCTGTGGTACAACTGTGAGCATTACGTCATGTACTGCCGCTACGGGACCGTCATGAGCTTCCAGACCTTCCaggtaggaggaggagagcacgcAAGTGTCACACTTATGTTTTGACCACCACTAAAATTCTCCCGTCTCTGTAGTCTGTAGACTATATACTAACTAAACTGGAAGCACAGCAAAGCATGGATTCAGTTCAGACGCTTAATATCCCAAAACATTCCTGGTTGTCCTGGGTAAAGAACTGTGGCTTAGCACatttctgctctcttctcaaCCATTCtcattttgttctttcttcACAGAGCACAGAGGTTTAAGTTCCCATGAACTACATTCTATTCACAAAGAAAAACATCCACGTCACCCTTTAGCATGTGTGGTCAAATGTCTGTTCTTGGAAAAGATTCAAAGTTTGCCTGAGCTGAACTGAGCATTACCCTACATGATTTACTGTGCTTTGTAATAGTGCAGGATATGAGTTAGCCAACCAGACTAAGCCCCTGTTGCTGCAActgcagagggaaaaaaaagttcCCACCGGCTCTTAAAAGTGTGATTAGAGTAGGCTACATTGTGAAATATTCACAGTGGTCAAATTAGTTTTTCTTCCACTGTAAggacttaaaataaaataaaatattgtgCATCTATCTGTATTTCTACCTACTCTGCAATTATATAAATAAGAactctcagtgtgtttgtgtcagtcaatGGCATTTGTGGATTTTAGTGACATGGCAGAATCTTTTTTTCAGGTCTTTCTGGTTTATAGTTCCCAAGAGGAAAATCCAATGGAGATTAGGGCCAACCAATTTCTACAACAATGCATCCCTTCGTCAGATGTTAATGCAAGGAAAATCATGTTAGAGTGGTCTGCCTAATCTGCCTAAACTCTTTGTCTCTACCTAGTGGTGAAGCATAAATCCGAAAATCATTTTTTAACGCTccactttttcttctcttcctttcctcgtCAGTTCTGTAAAGGAGTTCGGAAGATCTTCTGCAGTAAAAGGTTCTCCTTCGTGAGTGCATTAATCGGTGTGGCCATCATGGTTTCCCTCCAAACGGATCCACTTTACACTCTGCTCCTCACTTTCTTCATCTCCTTCCACATCTGGATGGCTTCCTGAATTTACATCACAACCTGGGTGATAGACCAgaccagaaaaaaacatgaaactaATGAAATGTCTTGGAGTTAAGCCATTTTTAAGGTCTACATTATCATTATTACTTTTAATGATTGGCTAAACCTGTCAATTGCAATTTATATCGGACTCATACATGTATAGGCCTACAGCATCTAGAAAGCATAGTCGCTTGGCCGGTGGTGGGTGTTTTCCAGTGTAATTGACAGATACAATTTTCAGATACGCTGCTTATAACTGATGtgtacattttcaaaatgttatTTCAGAGCAGGCTTGTCATTACTGTACTGAGAGGCTCTGGATGGAAGTCGAATGTAAATATCTAagttaatttctttattttgtgttgtattCTGACACATGTGTAAAGTGCATTAAAACGGTTTGGTGTTGTGGATCAGTGCTTTATCGTAGAGTTCATGGCTATTTATTGTTACGGCctgaaaataaatcaaaccGCTGGATATGATATTAACCTGCTTGaagtgaggggtgggggttgggccTGTGGGGTCATCCTTGACACAAACTAGCGCGCAGTGTTGCCAGGTCCGCGGTTTTCCCGCGGAATTGGGCTACTTTTGAAGTGTTGCCGCGGGTTGAATTTTTTGTCCGCTGGTTCGGGTAGACCTATTTTGCATGCAAATTACATGAatgtctttaaataaaaatccatattttaaatgaaatcatttatttatacccaaatcctaccaaactgactccagatcagcatgtacacacatggacatgggacacgcccacatacacacacgaacgGTGCGTATTATTAAtgataatatactgtatctaattaCACAAGGCCATTTTAGGACCTTGATGAAAGAACTGTTTAGGGAAAACTGCTTTTAATGCTGGCATATTAAACATTTGGTGTTACTTTGTAGATATTGCAATACATTTGGCAATGATAGCAATGCTGTTGGACTTTAAAAGCAGTGTATATGGTTTGGCAGGGGCATATTTTGAGTTCTGATATTGGGCTGGTTTtattggccattgggctggttttgggctggttttgattggccattgggctggttttgtcaCACAGACCTGGCAACCCTGCTAGCGCGTTCTATGCGAGTTTAAGAATCCTGTCAGCAGCCAGAGGGCACACTTACACTAACTGAAAACTTCTGGGGAGTGAACAGGTACTTCTACAAAAATAACTCTCAAATTGATAACATTTTCGGTGAATTTATCTTCAGATATTTAAACGATTCGGGTACCACATTGGATTTATCCTTGTCAACACACTGGTTATCAATTAGCtaatttagctagctaacgttagctaagttgacctggctagcttgctagctaaggTTCGATAGCTCGTGCAGCCTGTCAAAATTTTGATAAATTATATATTGCTTTTGCTATCTAGCTCGTAGTGGCTTTGTGCTGTAGCTAAACTGTCAAGTGTTCAGTTGGAGACATATTAGTTAGAACCGAACGATAGGAAGGTTTAGGATACATTTTGTCAGTTGACCAACTAAGCTGTCATTGTGCAGTTATGGCAATAGCGCTTATGCCTTTGGTTAGTACACCATTTTAGCGAACATAAAGGAGGAGTAAAAGCGACGTATGTTACATTAGTTTTTACATTGTTATACATTTAAATTAATTGAGTTACCATTCATAGTACACTGTCGTGTGGGAAAGGCTCATGTTTACTAATTGAGCTTTTTTAGAGCCAGAATTAAATTGGCTGGCAAGCTAGCTATGCAATCTATGCAGACTAAACTAAGTTCCCGCCGAAGCCCCTTGATGAAATCAAGGCAGCCAAAAGTTGCCTAGAATCCAGTTTGAACGAGAGCATCACCTGTTTGTGCACAGTTCATAgtttgaaaattaattttacaGTTATTGTATACCCCAAGAGTCAGTGAAACAATGTCCGATTGTTATGCAGTAAAATTGTTGAACCAAGCACAACTAACCGTATAGAATGTTTCAGCATGTTTTGATTCACATCACAAACACTTGCTAGCTAGCCTAATGGTATGTAACGTAGCCTAACATTGGCTAGAGCAGATATCTATGTTTACCTATAGAATATATATGTATCAACATGAATGGAATCCATGTTATGACCCTGGGGCCAAAGGTTAGACCTGCCCTCTAGTTAATGTTTTACATGTCTAAATATGAATTGATTCCTCTGTTGAAATTACTTATAAAGGGGACACTAAAATGTTCCCAGACCCCATACACCTAGACTTGGTATTTGTTATTGAGTCTGCACTAAGTCACTAAGGCAAATGTACATTCACAGCCAATAAATAAGAAGCCATGGATGAGAATGGAAATATGACCAGAGAAGACAGCCGACTTGAAAGCCCAAATGAAGCGGCACTGTTAGCTCTGCTGGAGAAGACCGGCTACAGTATGGTCCAAGAGAATGGCCAAAGGAAGTTCGGTGGTCCACCTCCAGGTATAGGGAACATCATGTTTCTAGACACAATTCATCCCTAACACACTGGAGTTAACAGATAGTAAAGGTCCTTACCCATGGAAGCAATACTCATAATTATTATGAGGGTGAAATTGTAAACATGTGCTGTGGGTCTAAGACCTCAAAGGGATGTTCCATGTTATCTTTGAACCCCTGAAGATTTTTTGCAGAAGTCCTACACATAATTTAAGGGTACCTTCTAATCTAGCTGATAGTCAGAGTTTGGGACAATAGCATAGCATAAGAAGAACTTTTACAGCTTTTACCATAGAACTTTTTTGTAAGAGGAACTCATTGGTGACGTGTTGATAATGTGGATGAGGTTGTTgaaggtgcgtgtgtgagtttgttagCTCATAAATagatactgtttgtgtgtgtgtgtgtgtctgcgtgtgttggATCTGTTAGGTTGGGaaggccctcctcctcctcggggCTGCGAAGTTTTTGTGGGCAAGATCCCACGGGACATGTACGAGGACGAGCTGGTGCCCGTGTTCGAGCGTGCTGGCCGCATCTATGAGTTCCGCCTGATGATGGAGTTCAGCGGCGAGAACCGCGGCTACGCCTTCGTCATGTACACGACCCGCGAGGCAGCCCAGCGTGCCATCCAGATGCTGGACAACCACGAGATACGGCCTGGCAAGTTCATCGGCGTGTGCGTGAGCCTGGACAACTGCCGCCTGTTCATCGGCTCTATCCCCAAGGACAAGCGCAAGGAGGAGATCCAGGAGGAGATGATGAAGGTCAtaatcatcctcctcctcatcctgtgGACTACCGTGTTCTAGCAATTCTAGCGTTGTATCCCAGTGCTGTAGTAACTGTTGTTATACACCCGTGGTAAAAAAGTAATAACATTCTataggaagttttttttttatgtttctgaaATGACTGAAGATCTCCAATGGGGGGGATTAGGCCTCTCTGTTAAAGGTTTATAACTAGTGTAAAAAAATGTGTAGCTGTTTAATTTAATGATGtgttaatttctgtgtttgatgACAGGTGACCGAGGGAGTTGTGGACGTGATCGTTTACCCCAGCGCCACTGATAAGACGAAGAACCGCGGCTTCGCCTTTGTGGAGTACGAGTCTCACAAGGCTGCGGCCATGGCTCGCAGGAAACTCATTCCAGGTACACGTACAGAGCGCACAAAACATCTTCCCATGGGTTTAcgtcccttcctcttccttcctctatctctccttatctttcctctaatgctatgtcctctaactagtacttaactcgcacttacagtagttacattcctgcactttttttatttcttatttgaagttgtatttattgttacactaggtctctattgctcgtagcttgattgttctctcctttgtacgtcgctttggataaaagcgtctgttaaatgactaaatgtaaatgtaatgttacaTCAGCCGAGCTGGTGCGAAAACATGCTTTGATCGGGTCCGATTCATGCTTTCTCATTTGTTTTACTTTCACTGACTTTGGATGCGGCAAATAAGAAAATACACCACAAAACATTTTGTTTGCTACCCCAaggttcataaaaaaaaaactttccaagACCCAGGTAGGGGAGCAGATGTTGCCTTCTGTTCAACTGGAAGTAGCAAACCCTGCACCAAAGTGCTCTTCAACCATACTTAACAAAAATGCCTCTCATACTCATTCTGTGATGACTCTGCTCCAGCCATCCCCCGAGCCAGCTCACTGCACTCCTGTGGTCCACCTCTTGCTCTGAAGCGCTGTGGTTGCTGGCACATCTACACAGCTGACACTAAATACTGGTTAGGGCTTCCTGCTCTTTGCACAGGATTTTTCCACCTTTGGTCAGCCCATACGCCCTTCATTTTCCCAAAACTCATGcactcaaaaacaaacatacccGTGCCCCTATGAGCATGAGAAGAATCGATTAAATGCGTATGTGAAACTGTTGTTGATATTGATATTTTCGTTGATATTGGATGATAATGGTGTAGTTTAAATAGGAGTAAGTAAGGTTTGAAATGATGTTGAGGTTTTGTGAGgcggggtggtggtgatggggtcTCGGGCAGGATGAGGTAAGTTTTTCCCGTTTTGCGATGAATAGGCTCTCTTTGTCAGACATGTGACCCCATTACTGGACCAGCTTGGTTTTCTCACAggcccacagtgtgtgtgtgtgtgtgtgtgtgtctgcacccaaatattg from Clupea harengus chromosome 18, Ch_v2.0.2, whole genome shotgun sequence includes the following:
- the lratb.2 gene encoding lecithin retinol acyltransferase b, tandem duplicate 2, which encodes MALLRLLSMFFLTITTTKKKQEQEKEDIKVNEKVRKYDISLYKRGDLLEVPRTLFTHFGIYLGNDRVAHLIPDILPVFSSNQNTIGTMVTNLRLILGAIAKAASVRVDSVEDFAYGGDILINPMDKVCSRPPYDGEEVARRAEKLMGPVDYSLLWYNCEHYVMYCRYGTVMSFQTFQFCKGVRKIFCSKRFSFVSALIGVAIMVSLQTDPLYTLLLTFFISFHIWMAS